A single genomic interval of Lathyrus oleraceus cultivar Zhongwan6 chromosome 7, CAAS_Psat_ZW6_1.0, whole genome shotgun sequence harbors:
- the LOC127102834 gene encoding uncharacterized protein LOC127102834 yields the protein MAYESDDDEPVESEDDSEAEGQVASEEDCASEGEPESKNKSKGDSEDEEDSKGEPDSEDEEASKGESDSKGESDSDLDSDDDPESGEPENDFESESESKGEIYSEEEYDFDPDSDIDSDSGGSLNSENILDSEGGHAFEFGTFEVPASDTVLESEESKGSKQVKRPQRIRNIPRRFAEFDMLQDTEIDYEGEIIQCAMLVDSKPVRMEEALKQKFWLKAMKAVSSVF from the exons ATGGCTTATGAATCTGATGATGATGAACCT GTCGAGTCAGAAGATGACTCTGAAGCTGAAGGACAAGTTGCCTCTGAAGAGGATTGTGCCTCTGAAGGTGAACCAGAATCAAAAAATAAGTCTAAAGGTGACTCTGAAGATGAAGAAGACTCTAAAGGGGAGCCTGACTCTGAAGATGAAGAAGCCTCTAAAGGCGAGTCTGACTCTAAAGGTGAATCTGATTCTGATCTAGATTCTGATGATGATCCAGAATCTGGAG AGCCTGAAAATGATTTTGAGAGTGAGTCAGAATCAAAAGGCGAGATTTATTCAGAGGAAGAATATGATTTTGATCCAGACTCTGATATTGATTCAGATTCTGGTGGTAGTCTAAATTCTGAGAATATTCTAGATTCTGAAGGTGGTCATGCTTTTGAATTCGGTACTTTTGAAGTTCCAGCATCTGATACTGTTCTAGAATCAGAAG AATCAAAAGGTTCTAAACAAGTTAagaggccacaaagaatcagaaatatTCCAAGAAGgtttgcagagtttgacatgttgcaaGATACTGAAATAGATTATGAAGGGGAAattattcagtgtgccatgttagtagactctaaACCCGTGAGAATGGAAGAAGCTCTTAAGCAGAAAttctggctgaaggccatgaaagcTGTTAGTTCTGTGTTTTGA
- the LOC127101112 gene encoding uncharacterized protein LOC127101112 isoform X2, with the protein MGAEVIVTNWGTWEELLLGGAVLRHGTRDWTIIAAELRGRTLSLSPYAITPEACKAKYEDLQQRYSGAWFEELKKRRVAELKKALEQSEDSIGSLESMLESLKADKNEKKDDCRVDNDTVGPSLHVPSQKLERVESSTKEVSKDGLSAGSFTHQTETNWSHECQLPAMSSEDMEISPEVSGSIEHEKILNVDKLTEGQGGCCKKRRGKRKRKDCGKNINEVSVRESDFSIDMSRIKESSTSNCGEVVKSSGITEENANMKKDGVKDMTEILDSVLEIKGASAFCRKHDSQKRARYRQLIRRHMDFDAIRSRISNKTINTIMELFRDMLLLANNALIFYSKNTRQYKSAVLMRDVVTKKLKENVKFFSRSVINVNVSNPMKLPDHDPSVKVESVHPSDEKIVVVKAVGGSNPASGISRGDKKPSRSSKEDSPSSVKSLHIKKGFGGPKKLEPATPLKEMKEKKRRRTK; encoded by the exons ATGGGAGCGGAAGTGATTGTAACAAACTGGGGCACTTGGGAGGAGCTCCTCCTTGGTGGAGCGGTTCTCCGCCACGGAACTCGAGATTGGACCATCATCGCCGCTGAGCTACGAGGTCGTACACTTTCTCTTTCTCCATACGCTATCACACCAGAG GCCTGTAAAGCCAAATACGAAGACTTGCAACAGCGCTATTCAGG GGCTTGGTTTGAGGAGCTTAAGAAGAGAAGGGTAGCAGAGCTTAAGAAAGCTTTGGAACAATCCGAAGATTCAATTGG GTCTCTTGAATCGATGCTTGAATCTCTCAAGGCTGACAAGAATGAGAAAAAAGATGACTGTCGTGTTGACAACGACACAGTTGGACCGTCATTACACGTTCCTTCACAAAAATTGGAGAGAGTCGAATCTTCCACTAAAGAAGTGTCAAAGGATGGACTATCTGCAGGGAGTTTCACACATCAAACCGAGACAAACTGGTCTCATGAATGCCAGCTTCCAGCGATGTCTTCTGAAGACATGGAGATTAGCCCTGAAGTTTCAGGGTCTATTGAACATGAGAAAATTTTGAATGTAGATAAGTTGACTGAAGGACAGGGAGGGTGTTGTAAAAAACGGAGaggaaagagaaagagaaaggATTGCGGCAAAAATATTAATGAAGTGAGTGTAAGAGAGAGTGACTTTTCAATTGATATGTCCCGCATTAAAGAAAGTTCTACCAGCAACTGTGGCGAGGTTGTCAAATCTTCTGGTATAACCGAGGAGAATGCAAACATGAAAAAGGATGGAGTGAAAGATATGACGGAGATTTTAGATTCTGTTTTGGAAATTAAAGGAGCTTCTGCCTTCTGTCGCAAGCATGATAGCCAG AAGCGAGCAAGGTATAGGCAGTTAATCCGAAGACACATGGACTTCGATGCTATAAGGTCAAGAATTAGCAACAAAACTATTAATACAATCATGGAGCTTTTCAGAGACATGCTTCTATTGGCCAACAATGCTTTGATCTTTTACTCCAAGAACACTCGTCAATATAAGTCTGCGGTACTAATGAGAGACGTTGTCACAAAAAAACTGAAAGAGAATGTCAAGTTTTTCAGCAGGAGTGTCATTAATGTTAATGTATCGAACCCTATGAAATTACCTGATCATGATCCTTCTGTGAAAGTTGAAAGTGTTCACCCTAGTGACGAAAAGATCGTTGTTGTGAAAGCAGTTGGTGGGAGCAATCCTGCCTCTGGGATTTCGCGAGGAGACAAGAAGCCTAGTAGGAGTAGTAAAGAGGATTCCCCGTCTTCAGTTAAATCCTTACACATCAAGAAAGGTTTTGGTGGACCTAAAAAACTTGAACCTGCGACTCCACTGAAGGAAATGAAGGAAAAGAAAAGACGGAGAACTAAGTAA
- the LOC127101112 gene encoding uncharacterized protein LOC127101112 isoform X1, translating to MGAEVIVTNWGTWEELLLGGAVLRHGTRDWTIIAAELRGRTLSLSPYAITPEACKAKYEDLQQRYSGCTAWFEELKKRRVAELKKALEQSEDSIGSLESMLESLKADKNEKKDDCRVDNDTVGPSLHVPSQKLERVESSTKEVSKDGLSAGSFTHQTETNWSHECQLPAMSSEDMEISPEVSGSIEHEKILNVDKLTEGQGGCCKKRRGKRKRKDCGKNINEVSVRESDFSIDMSRIKESSTSNCGEVVKSSGITEENANMKKDGVKDMTEILDSVLEIKGASAFCRKHDSQKRARYRQLIRRHMDFDAIRSRISNKTINTIMELFRDMLLLANNALIFYSKNTRQYKSAVLMRDVVTKKLKENVKFFSRSVINVNVSNPMKLPDHDPSVKVESVHPSDEKIVVVKAVGGSNPASGISRGDKKPSRSSKEDSPSSVKSLHIKKGFGGPKKLEPATPLKEMKEKKRRRTK from the exons ATGGGAGCGGAAGTGATTGTAACAAACTGGGGCACTTGGGAGGAGCTCCTCCTTGGTGGAGCGGTTCTCCGCCACGGAACTCGAGATTGGACCATCATCGCCGCTGAGCTACGAGGTCGTACACTTTCTCTTTCTCCATACGCTATCACACCAGAG GCCTGTAAAGCCAAATACGAAGACTTGCAACAGCGCTATTCAGGGTGCAC GGCTTGGTTTGAGGAGCTTAAGAAGAGAAGGGTAGCAGAGCTTAAGAAAGCTTTGGAACAATCCGAAGATTCAATTGG GTCTCTTGAATCGATGCTTGAATCTCTCAAGGCTGACAAGAATGAGAAAAAAGATGACTGTCGTGTTGACAACGACACAGTTGGACCGTCATTACACGTTCCTTCACAAAAATTGGAGAGAGTCGAATCTTCCACTAAAGAAGTGTCAAAGGATGGACTATCTGCAGGGAGTTTCACACATCAAACCGAGACAAACTGGTCTCATGAATGCCAGCTTCCAGCGATGTCTTCTGAAGACATGGAGATTAGCCCTGAAGTTTCAGGGTCTATTGAACATGAGAAAATTTTGAATGTAGATAAGTTGACTGAAGGACAGGGAGGGTGTTGTAAAAAACGGAGaggaaagagaaagagaaaggATTGCGGCAAAAATATTAATGAAGTGAGTGTAAGAGAGAGTGACTTTTCAATTGATATGTCCCGCATTAAAGAAAGTTCTACCAGCAACTGTGGCGAGGTTGTCAAATCTTCTGGTATAACCGAGGAGAATGCAAACATGAAAAAGGATGGAGTGAAAGATATGACGGAGATTTTAGATTCTGTTTTGGAAATTAAAGGAGCTTCTGCCTTCTGTCGCAAGCATGATAGCCAG AAGCGAGCAAGGTATAGGCAGTTAATCCGAAGACACATGGACTTCGATGCTATAAGGTCAAGAATTAGCAACAAAACTATTAATACAATCATGGAGCTTTTCAGAGACATGCTTCTATTGGCCAACAATGCTTTGATCTTTTACTCCAAGAACACTCGTCAATATAAGTCTGCGGTACTAATGAGAGACGTTGTCACAAAAAAACTGAAAGAGAATGTCAAGTTTTTCAGCAGGAGTGTCATTAATGTTAATGTATCGAACCCTATGAAATTACCTGATCATGATCCTTCTGTGAAAGTTGAAAGTGTTCACCCTAGTGACGAAAAGATCGTTGTTGTGAAAGCAGTTGGTGGGAGCAATCCTGCCTCTGGGATTTCGCGAGGAGACAAGAAGCCTAGTAGGAGTAGTAAAGAGGATTCCCCGTCTTCAGTTAAATCCTTACACATCAAGAAAGGTTTTGGTGGACCTAAAAAACTTGAACCTGCGACTCCACTGAAGGAAATGAAGGAAAAGAAAAGACGGAGAACTAAGTAA